Genomic segment of Carcharodon carcharias isolate sCarCar2 chromosome 27 unlocalized genomic scaffold, sCarCar2.pri SUPER_27_unloc_1, whole genome shotgun sequence:
ACTCCACTCTATGTCAGTAAGTGTCTCCTTACATGTGCTCAAGTAATGATCCAATACATGATGTCCATCCGTACATACTTAACCTCAATTCACACAATCAAAAGCCACAGTCAGAGCATCTAAAAGGTCTCTAATCGGTGTGACTGTCATGGTGTCTCAGCAGCTCGGATGAACaggtaaatcccttcccacactcagagcaggtaaacggcctctccctggtgtgaattcgctggtgtctcagctggGTGGattgatcactgaatcccttcccacactcagagcaggtgaatggcttctccccggtgtgaactcgctggtgtgtcagcagatgggatgactgggtgaatcccttcccacactcagagcaggtgaatggcttctccccggtgtgaactcgctggtgtgtcagcagatcagatgaccgagtgaatcccttcccacactcagggcaggtgaacggcctctccccagtgtgaactcgcttgtgTGTCTGCAGCGTGgatggctgagggaatcccttaCCACACACGTAAcagatgaacggcctctccccagtgtgaacccgctggtgtgctAGCAGGTCGCATGatcgagtgaatctcttcccgcATTCAGAACAGACGAGCCagtccccagtgtgaactcgctggtgtgtcagcaggtaggatgaccgagtgaatcccttcccacactcagagcaggtgaacggcctctccccggtgtgaactcgcttgtgCACCAGCAGGAGGGATGATtcactaaatcccttcccacactccgagcaggtgaacggtttctccccagtgtgaactcgctggtgtctccgcAGGTGGGACGaattactgaatcccttcccacactcagaacaggtgaacggtctctccccagtgtgaactcgctggtgtgattGCAGGCTGAAtaactgactgaatcccttcccacagtcagggcaagtgaacggtctctccccagtgtgaactcgctggtgtgtttgCAGGCTGAATAACTTACTGAATCCCTGcccacactcagggcaggtgaatggcctctccctggtgtgaactcgctggtgtgtctgcagatgAGATGACCGagtgaaccccttcccacactcagggcaggtgaatggcctctccccggtgtgactgcGCCAATGAATTTCCAACGCAGATGGGTatttgaatctcttcccacagtctccacatttccacggtttctccatggtttgcgtgtccttgtgtctctccaggttctacgatcagttgaagcctcgtgctcacacagaacacgtgtacagtctctccccactgtgaatggtgatgtttttCTCAAGCTGCGTAACTGGTTAAAGTTGTTCCCACAGTCAGTCTCTCACtcgagtgtgtgtgtctcggtgcttttccagtcacactgatgtttaaaACCTTTTAAAGCAGACataacagacaaacatttctccttccagaTTCAAAGGCTGATCATTTCAGGTCCCGATGAGTCGAGTGAgtctgtcagatcttgatgtgatgtttggtttgagatttctgtcagcaaatcctccccttctaatatccTGCTAAAGGAGTTTTCAAAAGTCATTATTGTCAGTACAggttagaaattcagaacagacaattccaatttctgtggaacattctttcctctctcattccccaaaagcagtaaatctccatcccacacactctcactccattctcactctgcagCACCTAAGATACACCCAACATTATTGCACTAAAAATGTGTCTAACACACAGTGGCCTATTACATGATTAGAGATATGTGGTGCTGTGGGGATGAACTTTATCAATAATTTCTAAATGAAATTGAATTGACACTTGAAGGAAATGAACATGCAGGGCAAGAGAGGTATAGAAGGggaatgggattgactggatCGCTCTATAGAGAGTTGGTATGGACTCGAGTTgtcaaatggactccttctgtgtcaGAATTACTCCATCATTGGAAATATATTAAGTAGCTACAGTACTGTCCTCCAAGATTAGAAGGATAACAAATGAACTTTATGACAAAACTATCAATAATATATCTAAAGTTTCCCCTGTTAcagaagtataataattttcataatattattctggtttattgtcAAGTAGGTTTATGAGTGTGAGCATGGATGATTCTCTCTGTGTGATTTAACTACATTTGGAGTCAGGgaaactgcaagcttgaaattatcaaaagaagttaggtgtagaaatgtacttgaaatgctaatgagtaaacatcaATGGAGTcctagcatgtaaggtgtgagggaatttgcatttctaatgaagtaaggggttgtttggatttcaaagggatgttaggatttttacaactagccagatgaGCAAGGCTAAGCATtgtgttcatttttcccaaaggttactgataatattggcaacatgaaagattgttATGGTACGGCAAAAGTAAAGATCCAAAGAcctatggaacaatggaatttacatattaaagagagagaaacatatataaaggagaatgaaaggctatgttgggcggccatgtaagatctaacaggagtgtgtgaaacagccttcgggAAGCTTCcacccatttgtgcataagtctactGTGTCCAGAAACTAAAGTTGAAGACAAGCTTTTGGAATTCctctgtcaagtgggtactgtggtaACCTGCTgacttattttttaaatttaaaatctattttggattgttgccttaaagagggtgtgtaATTTGGAGTTAGGTCAATTAGGAATTtgaggatttgttatagtattaagtcaTTGTAATTTTatctttccttttgttaataaatattttaatttcatgtttaatatctctaaaggtcttagtggactccttgtttctgaattcagtgcactcATCTTCCtgtaataaatacaagttgcaaaactgttgtgaaagcgtggtcaagtttcccttgtggatttggtccacctggcacacatcatctgccacatcaaaCCACCCCAATCACAACATTAGACATATCTTTGTCCTCTTATACTGTATTGTCCAGGGGGCAGGACTCTcatgaaataaaataagggacACTTCAACCGGGGGGAGGCATGGGTGGGCGTGAGATGCTTGTGACCGTGAAGCAAGTTGGGGGTGTTTGCGTTTCAATATGAGAGGCGCTGGGGAGGAGGGGTCTTGAGACAATAATAGTGGGAGCGGTGGGATTTAAAATCAAGTAAAACTTACAACGGTTCTTGTTCAATCACAACATCATCATCTCTCTGCTGGACGACTCACTCACTTGCCGTCCCACTCGAATCATTCAAACTCAGCCTGGAGATTCAGGGATCAGTTTCCCACAGGCTGTCCTAAAAATATgggcaaaaatacaaaataaagagAAATCCTTTAAAATACAGGACAGTTAATCACCCTAAAATTGACACCTTAAATGTCAGCCGtctcctggggaaaccacccctttaattatgaacattaggaaagagaccatccttttagccagacaaataaatgtgtcaagctgagggagcaaaggatgtcaatgtctttaagagagagagagagagagagagacctgggccaacctttccagagtctgcaccctccctggattcacttcctttcccttcagttcatgcaagtcaacaatttccccgcagaatgagaaaagaaatggaaagggggagaaaagaaagtgttttactcacagatgttggacacaggaggaagttttagtctgtgtgaagctcaatcttcaGTCACACAAAGTccgcgctctgattggctggaggaccatAGTCCTTCCGGTCCTCCAATTCGTTCCATTGGTCAGTTCCTCAGCATGACGGGAAGAGGAGCGggctc
This window contains:
- the LOC121273767 gene encoding zinc finger protein 239-like, with protein sequence MEKPWKCGDCGKRFKYPSALEIHWRSHTGERPFTCPECGKGFTRSSHLQTHQRVHTRERPFTCPECGQGFSKLFSLQTHQRVHTGERPFTCPDCGKGFSQLFSLQSHQRVHTGERPFTCSECGKGFSNSSHLRRHQRVHTGEKPFTCSECGKGFSESSLLLVHKRVHTGERPFTCSECGKGFTRSSYLLTHQRVHTGDWLVCSECGKRFTRSCDLLAHQRVHTGERPFICYVCGKGFPQPSTLQTHKRVHTGERPFTCPECGKGFTRSSDLLTHQRVHTGEKPFTCSECGKGFTQSSHLLTHQRVHTGEKPFTCSECGKGFSDQSTQLRHQRIHTRERPFTCSECGKGFTCSSELLRHHDSHTD